GTATTCAAGACATTGATTATGAAAGTTAAAAAGGagagtccggtgcactaaaatTTTCGCTATGTGTGGGGTCTGGGGGGCTAGGGAAGGGTTGAACCACAAGGTCTGATTTAAAAATTTCATGTTGAACATGGCGATGATATAGTGATGCTCAAAGCCAACTGTGGTGAATGTTTAAATTACTGTTAGATGTAaacttacaaaaatatataaacaatttTCTACTAAAATAATATATCATGCATCTTTTGCAGCTTTTGAAGTGTTCAGCAAGTCAAGATACAAGTTGTCAAGTTTCTTATAATTTTTCTAGTGTTAGGTGGATAATTTATATCTTTTGCTACGGATGTTGGATCTTGAAGGGTTGTGTAAACAATACAGTAACTATATTGTTGTGATCTAGTTCTGCTAATGGGGAAGGGGAGCCTTgaagtaactggtaaagttgttgtcatgtgaccaggaggtcacgggttcaatccttggaaatagcctctggcagaaatgcaatttaaggctgcgtacaatagacccttttAGTCGAGCACTTcctcggaccctgcgcatagcgggagctttagtacACCGGGCTGTCCTTTGTAGTTCTGCTAATGGGATTTTAATCCAAAATATAATCATATGCGTTTGATTCTCTAAACTTTATACTATTGTTAAGTTTTAGGAAAAGATTAGGACCACAATTATAGTCCCATAAATCACATTCAGTGACCAGATTAGTTTGTCAATAACAAAATTTAAGAGTTGGTCCCATAATGAACTTGAAAGCTCTGTTAACATTACATATATACCGTCAagaaactaacttagcaaactAATCTACTAACAGAATTAGTAACTAAGTCTAGGAGatgactattttacccttattaGCATAAGTCTTATTACTCTCAACACTCCCTCTCAAGCTAGGTGGTGCAAATACATTGAGCATTCCTAACTTGGAACAAATATATTCATGCTGAATTTTGCTCAGTCCTTTTGTAACTAGATCAGCTTGTTGATGTAGGTACATATTTAGTTCCGATCATGCCATTTTGAATTTATCCCTTATAAAGTGTCAATCTATTATGTTTCGTTCTTTCATGGAACACTAGGCTTGTAGCTTTACTGTCAATGTTCACTTTAACTCCAATTTTGTTCAAGTATCCCAGAATCCATGTTAGTTTAGCTACAGTAGATGCTAAGCCTCTGTATTCAGCTTCAACTGAACTTCTAGACATTGTGCTTTGCTTTTTTTGACTTTCAAGAGATTAAAAGAGTCACCTAGTTTGATTAGAAAGCCTATCACaaattttttggagtttggaaaTAAGGCATATGCCTTAGGCCCCGATTTTGGGGGCTTCAAATTTTTATCAAGAACAAATTATGTgtaagtttttttattttttaaaacttttttcaaatagaaaaaatcaagaaaacattGATTTGTCATTTTACATTTTGTCAGCTAACACTaacattatcttttttttttttttaactcctTTTGTACACTCTTTCTTCAAATCTTTGATAATTTAGAGTAATATTCTgtcaaaaaaatgaattaatagtCAAAAAGTGGTGAACAAAGTGAATTCATATTCTTTTATATTTCTACTTAGATTTCCAAGGAATAAGCAAGCATATTAAAATGGGGAATACAAGCTATGGTTCTaactcttaattttttttaaaatttgtcaaCTTATTACTTATAATGATTGCATTAGTGAAAGGGTggttttcaaaattaaattgataaaatcttacctaaaataaataattgaaaaaaaaaatattcaaagaaatcattttaaaaaaattaatctaaaaTATACTTAGGCTCCTAATTAAAATTTCGCTTGAGGCTCCAATTATATTGAGCCGCTCCTATGCCCAATCAGCAGCATAGCAAGCTGAGACTTGCTCCTTGCTGCTGCTTGATAGGAGTATTCACTGACCTGGTTGCTGCTTGACATATCTTATTATCCTCATCGCTGCTTTCAAGGGTGACTTCTTAGGCTGATGTAGCAAGTGGTTAAGTGTCCGTACACTATAGGATATGTCAGGTCTATTTATGGTTAGATATAGAAGTTTTTCAATGATTCTTTGGTATGCAGCCATATTTGTTTCAGGATCAGTAACTTCTTCGTATGATCTATTTACATGATCATCTACTTCTTTGTTGGTTAATTTGATATTTGTCTACAGTGGTGTGGCTATTGGTTTTGCAGCACCCAGTCCTGTCTCAGAAATAAGTTCTAAGACATACTTTCTCTGATGCAGTAGTAATCCTGAGTTTGATCTGTCAAATTAAATACCTAGAATATATCTTAGCTCTCCTTAGTCCTTCATTTTGAAGGCTCGATGTAGTATTGTCTTGGTTTCTTCAATTAGTTGTAAGTTGTTACCAGTGATAAGCATGCCATCCACATATACTAGGATGACTATCAGATCATTTCGAGCTTTTGTCAAGAATAAAAAATGATCATATTGGTTTTGTTTGAGCCCAAATTGTAGGATTGCTTCCAATAACTTTGGATTCCATTGTCTTGGGGCATGTTTTAGGCCATACAAGGATTTAAGAAGCTAACATACTGGTCTTGTCTCCCCTAGCTCTTAAAACGTTATAGAAGATCTATGTAGATCTCATCATGAAGATCTCCTTGAAGGAAAACATTGTGTACATCTATGTACATAGAAGCAATGGCCAGAGTTGATCTTACTCTAACCATTTTGACTACATGAGAAAATGTTTTCTGGTAATCAATGCCCTCTTGTTGACTGTATCCCTTTGCTACTAAGCTAGCCTTGAACCTTTCAATTTCACCCGTGTCTTAGTTCTAGATGATCTTTATGTAGTGCTTATGAGGTATCAACTatttgttgagaaaatttttcTACTTCACTAAAGTGAGGTAGATCATTTGGAGAGGTACGCACCAGAAAAGAAAGTGATGGTTGATCAAATGGCAAAGTTATAGAGCAGTTGTGTGTAATCAGAGGACAACATCAATGGATCACTAAAGACATCAAGGAATGAAGCTGGTTGATCTTTCTGGAGGGTTTGAAAGGGGAAAATAGTTTCCGTGAATTCACCCTCTTTGTTGACAAAGAACAAACTATTAGTGAAATCAAATAGTATATAGCCCTTCAGGGTGTTATAATAACATATGTATAGCAGGTAAAGCCTTTCTTTTAAGCTTATCAGACTTGTACTGTCTTGTCAAAACAAAGACATCTTAAAACGCTTAAGGTGATTGATGGAAGTTCCATGCTCATACAACATTTCATATTGTGACTTATTGTTAAGCACAGTGAAAGGCATCATGTTAATAAAGTAAGTTGTAGCTAGAACACAGTTTACAAAAGCTTAAAACACTTTTGACGTCCAAAAACTTAGCCAAACAGACTATAAAGTCACAAAGAGATCTCTAAAAGAAGGAAGGAATAAACAAACTtatataattgtatatatgatatGTTTCTGTTACACCCCAAATCCAAATCACACTTACAGAAATATATCAGATAGATCAAACAAACATAGAGGAAAGACACAAACCTAAGAACTGATCATCATGTGATCAGTTCCATGGCTGTATTTTATTATTACATAAAGCTTTTATAACAACACACACATTTATTAGTGTGGAATCAGTAATTTAGCAATTGCAAGGGTCACAAGTGCAGTTTGATCCACATTTGCATCCATTTCCTCCTTCTCCTGCTGCTTTCTCATCGACCCCTCCATAGCTGCAACATTATATTACAATTAATCTTTAATTTCccaatttaataaatatatagtatatgtttaaacaaaaaaaaaacatatacgTACTTGTTGAATATGGGTGCAACACCTTGAATGATGGTAAAGGTAGTGGACTTCTCCATGTCTGGGTACATCCCACATctacaataatatatatcatcaaaacacacaATTGTTATCTTCTTCTCTACTAAAAAATcactatttttagaaaaatattcagCGGCTATTCCAACAGATTGATTCAATcggcaagaaaagaaaatatagtaatgTTTTCATACGAAAAAATTAGGAAGTTCCTCACTATTACAATGAGAATTTGTTTCCCATCATGCATATTTCTAGTGAGTTGGTTCGATGAGAAATGAGCGGGAATATCATGTTCTATCAGACAAATTTTCTATTGATTCGCGGTGGGAAAAAATCTAGTAAAAGAGATTACTCGAGTGGTAagcatttttcatttttaactttaAGATTATGGATTCAAGTAATCAAACAGATTAATATGTAATTGGTAAGTAGGGAATCAAATGAAAGTTACCCTCCACAGCCGTTGCCGCACTTGCAGCCAGATCCACAGCCACAGCTTCCTCCACAGCAAGACATGTTTTCTTAATTTGTTTTGGGAAATAAGAGATATTTGTTGTAAAATAGTTTAATCACTAAAGCAAGTAAGTTCTTGTTGTAGTTGTGATGAAATATGAACCATAGGTTGAGGGGGTTTTATAGGAAAAAGGAGGATAAAATTATGTACTCTActacttaaaaaataaagagaaatttACCCACTAGTTTAGAagctaattatttaaatatattttagtttGAAATATTacaaattttatcaaattttggtgtgtccaaatacatgtatctcgaGATACATGGGGTCGAAATTAGATTTAAATTATTCTAGATACATTATATCCAAGTGAATTCGCATGTATCTCGGATGTATAGACAAAtttgctcgcctctctcccaTCTTACTCAC
This region of Solanum dulcamara chromosome 9, daSolDulc1.2, whole genome shotgun sequence genomic DNA includes:
- the LOC129902845 gene encoding metallothionein-like protein type 2 A; protein product: MSCCGGSCGCGSGCKCGNGCGGCGMYPDMEKSTTFTIIQGVAPIFNNYGGVDEKAAGEGGNGCKCGSNCTCDPCNC